Genomic DNA from Desulfosoma caldarium:
CAAATGCCTGTGAAATAGCCAACGCGTTCAAGCTGGCTGTCACCAAAAGGATTACAAAACTCTGTGTCCACTTGACCCTCACGCCGATTCCTCCCTCTCCATGGGCTCAAAACACCGTGGCATGGCGCCTTGACCCACCACTTTTTCCATCAAGCCCCTTACAAGAGCACGTCCCACAATTGTATTGTTTATCGTAACGCGCGCAAGCCATCTGAGTCTAGCCGCCCACGGCCACCAGGGCCGCTCCAGCAACCATGATGGCCGATCCCACAAGGCGCCAGCCCACATGCTTTTCACGAAACAGCCATGCGCCATAAAGCACGCCAAAGACGGCACTCAACCTCTTGAGTGATATCATGTAGGCGGCCTGGGTCATGGAAATGGCCCATACGTGCAGCATCACATGCAGGTAGTAGAGCGATCCCACAAGCAGGCCTTTTGAAGCATTGGACAACGTCATGAAAAGGCGGGCATCGGCTTGGCCGGTCAGGATCGCCCAGATCACCAACAAAAAATTTTGAAGAACGAAGAAAAAAACGCCGAAAAACATAGGAGAAGAGTGAAGGATGGCTTTTTTGCCGAGCACGGCAGAAAAGCTGTAAATGAAAGCCACCGCCACCATGGCCAGGGATCCCTTTTCCCTGGCGAGGGATCGCAGGGGCTCCAGCATCCCTTCTTGTGCGGAAGGAGCGTTAAGTAGATAGCCTCCGCAGACGATAATGGCGATGCCCAACACGGCGGGCCACGACGCCGCTTCCTGCAAGAAGGCGTATCCCGTGATCACCATGAAGGCGGGAGTCAAGGTCAAAAGGGGCACCGTCAAGGATAAGGGGGAAAGGCGAATCGCTTCCATGTAAAGCACAAAGCTGAGACAG
This window encodes:
- a CDS encoding DMT family transporter, whose protein sequence is MWVALSVLTALAAASVDAWTKKFFGHRDAVTMAFYPLGYSLPLFLATWPFVPVPTLDATFWWCFGLSVPINCLSFVLYMEAIRLSPLSLTVPLLTLTPAFMVITGYAFLQEAASWPAVLGIAIIVCGGYLLNAPSAQEGMLEPLRSLAREKGSLAMVAVAFIYSFSAVLGKKAILHSSPMFFGVFFFVLQNFLLVIWAILTGQADARLFMTLSNASKGLLVGSLYYLHVMLHVWAISMTQAAYMISLKRLSAVFGVLYGAWLFREKHVGWRLVGSAIMVAGAALVAVGG